The following are from one region of the Paramagnetospirillum magnetotacticum MS-1 genome:
- a CDS encoding VF530 family protein, with translation MTSQQPKNPLHGITLETVLTTLVRHYGWAGLCQQINLQCFFNNPSIKSSLKFLRQTPWARQKVEELYLKLRASRTSATAS, from the coding sequence ATGACCAGCCAACAGCCCAAGAATCCACTGCACGGCATCACCTTGGAAACCGTGCTGACCACCCTGGTCCGGCATTACGGCTGGGCCGGATTGTGCCAGCAGATCAATCTGCAGTGCTTCTTCAACAATCCCAGCATCAAATCCAGCCTGAAATTCCTGCGCCAGACCCCCTGGGCGCGGCAGAAGGTGGAGGAGCTTTACCTGAAGCTCAGGGCGT
- a CDS encoding beta strand repeat-containing protein, translated as MVSAVSFLTPTQISALSVSAVQSLSSTSLTALSATQVKAFTVTSIQALSSTQISQLGTTQAAALSTTQIQALSTVQMTFSATQLAVLSAAQVDAFQAAEISVLSTLQIRGLTVTEVGALNTTQVGVLASSQLGALTATQVRGLSTTQLNTVTTTQMAGFSTTQLAALSTTQITALATTNLAGLSTTQVTGLSSAGVAGLSTTQLNALASTQLSQMTVSQVAGLSTTQVAAMDTTHLNALTATQIGGLSVTQVRSLTTTVVADLTSTQVASLSAAQIVALTTTQVAGMETTDLAALTTTQVAALERTDLGAVTTTQITSLTTTQLGALTATNVTGLSTTQITALSTTQLGGLGSTQIGALTATQIGGLTTTGMGGLSTTQVNQLSGTALQALSTTQVNNFTTTQMAGLNISQVATLTTTQLAAVTTTQLSALTTTQMVRLTLTQMAGLSTTDVAQLSTTQLGALSATAIVGLSTAQLGQISTTQVNNLTITQIGSLTVTQLSGLSTTQLSAVSTTQLARLSVSQMRGLNTTDMGALSTTQLSGLTATQMSSLTSSQVGALSTTNLGALSTTQLGGLASGVLVGMTSTQLTSLTSTQMIGLSTTQVRGFTATQLGQFTTTQVAALSTTQVAGLTTTQINGLGTTTLNTLSTTQLLALSVLQVAALSSSGLAGLSTTDLGALSTTQMTGLETTDIAALASTQLTALSTTQLGALTATQFGGLVTSAITALSTTQINALTVTQLGALTSTQTAVLDTTDLAQLSTTQISRLSATSAAAMTTTQLSGLTSTQMGGLAALSFAALSTTDLGSLSTTQISGVAAYQLAALTTTQAPGLSTTALGVFSTSQMAGLSAAGLAALSSTQLNAASTTQLAALSSTQTARLTTTQVAALNTTGLAALTTTQVAALSTTQAAAITTTGLVELSTTQLGSLKTAAISLLATTKVAALSTTQVAGLSTATLAVLSASGIGALSTTQVSLLSTTQLAAIPVGTIRGFTSTELAALTTTQVGGMATTMLGALSGSQINGLSTTAVATLSTTQLGGLVTAQLSALSTTLLSGLSSTGIGALTATQIRGLSTTNLGTLSTTQLAVLSTTQMASLSTTQVLGLSTTTLGLLSTTQVSGLSQGALTALTTTQLTGVTSTAIGAISTTGIAQLSSSVVSALTTTQVSGLSTTQLSKISTTSIQALTTTSLTGLSTTQLGGLTATQTAILSTTQVGGLTSTEISALSTTQMIALTATSLSALSTTQWRALSTTQIATLSAAQARGLDSTDLAALSTTQMGGLTSTALGFLLSTAVAGLSSTALGSLSTTQISGLSASTMVALGTTQLQGISTTQLGALSTTQVRSLSSTGIAGLSTTQFGGVTSAQLGTLTTTQLGALGTTSVVGLTTSQMDGLTATQMTAIATTGVALLSTTQILSLNATQAGAFTSAQVAAMSTTQIDSLVSLF; from the coding sequence GTGGTTTCCGCCGTCTCGTTTCTGACCCCCACCCAGATTTCCGCCCTGTCCGTCTCGGCGGTGCAGTCGCTGTCGTCCACGTCGCTGACCGCGCTGAGCGCCACTCAGGTCAAGGCCTTCACGGTCACCAGCATCCAGGCGCTGTCCTCCACCCAGATCAGCCAGTTGGGAACCACCCAGGCGGCGGCGCTGTCGACCACCCAGATTCAGGCGCTGTCCACCGTCCAGATGACCTTTTCCGCCACCCAGCTGGCGGTCTTGAGCGCGGCCCAGGTCGATGCCTTCCAGGCTGCCGAGATCTCGGTGCTGTCCACCTTGCAGATCCGCGGCCTGACCGTGACCGAGGTTGGCGCGCTGAATACCACCCAGGTGGGGGTCCTGGCCTCGTCGCAACTGGGGGCCTTGACCGCCACACAGGTGCGCGGCCTCAGCACGACCCAGTTGAATACGGTCACCACCACTCAGATGGCTGGGTTTTCCACCACCCAGCTTGCCGCCTTGTCCACCACCCAGATCACCGCGCTGGCGACCACCAATCTCGCCGGGCTCTCCACCACCCAGGTGACCGGCCTGTCGTCGGCCGGCGTGGCCGGATTGTCCACCACCCAGTTGAACGCCCTGGCCTCGACCCAGTTGTCCCAGATGACCGTCAGCCAGGTTGCCGGGCTGTCCACCACCCAGGTGGCGGCCATGGACACCACCCATCTGAACGCCCTGACCGCGACCCAGATCGGCGGGCTGAGCGTGACTCAGGTCCGCTCGCTGACGACCACCGTGGTTGCGGATTTGACCTCGACCCAGGTGGCGTCCCTGTCGGCGGCCCAGATCGTCGCGCTGACCACCACCCAGGTGGCGGGCATGGAGACCACCGATCTGGCGGCCCTGACCACCACCCAGGTGGCGGCGCTGGAGCGCACCGATCTGGGGGCCGTCACCACCACCCAGATTACCAGCCTGACCACCACGCAACTGGGCGCGCTGACCGCCACCAATGTGACCGGCCTGTCCACCACGCAGATCACCGCGCTATCGACCACCCAGCTCGGTGGTCTGGGCAGCACCCAGATCGGCGCATTGACCGCCACCCAGATCGGCGGGCTGACCACCACGGGGATGGGGGGGCTGTCGACCACCCAGGTCAACCAATTGTCGGGGACGGCGCTGCAGGCCTTGTCCACCACCCAGGTAAACAATTTCACCACCACCCAGATGGCGGGGCTGAACATCTCGCAGGTGGCGACATTGACCACCACCCAGCTGGCCGCCGTCACCACCACCCAGTTGTCGGCTCTGACCACCACCCAGATGGTGCGGCTGACCTTGACTCAGATGGCGGGTCTTTCCACCACGGATGTGGCGCAGCTTTCCACCACCCAGTTGGGAGCGCTGAGCGCCACGGCCATCGTGGGCCTTTCCACCGCCCAGTTGGGCCAGATTTCCACCACCCAGGTCAACAACCTGACCATCACCCAGATCGGCAGCCTGACGGTGACGCAACTGAGCGGGCTTTCCACCACGCAGTTGTCGGCGGTCTCCACCACCCAGTTGGCCCGCCTCAGCGTCAGCCAGATGCGTGGGCTGAACACCACCGACATGGGGGCGCTCAGCACCACGCAGCTGAGCGGGCTGACAGCAACCCAGATGAGCAGTCTGACGTCCAGCCAGGTGGGGGCGCTGTCCACCACCAATCTGGGGGCATTGTCCACAACCCAGTTGGGCGGACTGGCCTCGGGCGTGTTGGTGGGCATGACCTCGACCCAGCTGACCTCCCTGACCTCGACCCAGATGATCGGGCTGTCCACCACCCAGGTCCGGGGGTTCACCGCCACCCAGCTGGGGCAGTTCACCACCACCCAGGTCGCCGCTCTGTCCACCACGCAGGTGGCGGGACTGACCACCACCCAGATCAACGGCCTGGGCACCACCACTCTCAACACCTTATCGACGACCCAGTTGCTGGCACTCAGCGTCCTGCAGGTGGCGGCGCTGTCGTCCTCGGGTCTGGCGGGATTGAGCACCACGGATCTGGGGGCGCTGTCGACCACCCAGATGACCGGGCTGGAGACCACGGATATCGCCGCCCTGGCATCCACCCAGCTCACGGCGCTGTCCACCACCCAATTGGGGGCGCTGACCGCCACCCAGTTCGGCGGTCTGGTCACCTCGGCCATCACGGCGCTGTCGACCACCCAGATCAATGCCCTGACCGTGACCCAACTGGGCGCCTTGACCTCGACCCAGACCGCGGTTCTGGACACCACCGATCTGGCCCAGCTTTCCACCACCCAGATCTCCAGGCTGAGCGCGACCTCGGCCGCGGCCATGACCACGACGCAGTTGAGCGGGCTCACCTCGACCCAGATGGGCGGATTGGCGGCCCTGTCCTTCGCGGCGCTGTCGACCACCGATCTGGGGTCGCTGTCCACCACCCAGATCAGCGGCGTCGCCGCCTATCAGCTGGCGGCGCTGACCACCACCCAGGCTCCCGGCCTGTCGACCACGGCGCTTGGCGTCTTCAGCACCAGCCAGATGGCGGGATTGTCGGCCGCTGGTCTGGCGGCGCTTTCCTCGACACAATTGAACGCCGCCTCCACGACCCAGCTGGCGGCTCTGTCGTCGACCCAGACAGCGCGGCTGACCACCACGCAGGTGGCGGCTCTGAACACGACGGGTCTGGCGGCTTTGACCACCACTCAGGTGGCGGCGCTGTCCACCACCCAGGCCGCCGCCATCACCACCACCGGTCTGGTCGAGCTTTCGACCACTCAGCTGGGCAGCCTGAAGACGGCGGCCATCAGCCTCCTGGCCACCACCAAGGTGGCGGCACTGTCCACCACCCAGGTGGCGGGGCTCTCCACCGCCACCTTGGCGGTTCTGAGCGCCAGCGGCATCGGAGCGCTGTCGACGACCCAGGTCAGCCTGCTTTCCACCACCCAGTTGGCGGCTATCCCCGTGGGCACGATACGCGGCTTCACCTCCACCGAACTGGCGGCGCTGACCACCACCCAGGTGGGCGGCATGGCTACGACCATGCTGGGTGCGCTCAGCGGAAGCCAGATCAACGGGCTGTCCACCACCGCCGTGGCGACGCTCTCCACCACCCAGTTGGGCGGATTGGTCACCGCCCAGTTGTCGGCCCTGTCCACCACCTTGCTGAGCGGCCTGTCCAGCACGGGGATCGGGGCCTTGACGGCGACCCAGATCCGGGGTCTGTCGACCACCAATCTCGGCACCCTGTCCACCACCCAGCTGGCGGTGCTATCGACCACCCAGATGGCGTCGCTGTCCACCACCCAGGTTCTGGGACTGTCGACCACCACCTTGGGGCTGCTGAGCACCACCCAGGTGTCGGGGCTCAGCCAGGGGGCCTTGACCGCTCTGACCACCACTCAACTGACCGGTGTGACCTCCACGGCCATCGGGGCGATTTCCACGACGGGAATCGCCCAGTTGAGCTCGTCGGTGGTCAGTGCCCTGACCACGACCCAGGTGTCGGGATTGTCCACGACCCAGCTGTCGAAAATATCCACCACCTCCATCCAGGCATTGACCACCACGTCGCTGACCGGTCTTTCCACCACCCAACTGGGCGGACTGACCGCTACGCAGACCGCGATTCTGAGCACGACCCAGGTGGGCGGGCTGACTTCGACCGAGATCTCGGCGCTCAGTACGACCCAGATGATCGCCTTGACCGCGACCAGCCTTTCCGCGCTTTCCACCACCCAATGGCGCGCCCTGTCCACCACCCAGATTGCCACCCTCTCGGCCGCCCAGGCCCGCGGTCTGGATTCCACCGATCTCGCCGCCTTGTCCACGACCCAGATGGGCGGACTGACCTCCACCGCCCTGGGCTTCTTGTTGTCCACCGCCGTGGCGGGCCTGAGCTCGACCGCCCTGGGCAGCCTGTCCACCACCCAGATTTCGGGGCTGTCGGCCAGCACCATGGTGGCGCTTGGCACGACTCAGCTGCAGGGAATTTCCACCACCCAGCTGGGGGCGCTTTCCACCACTCAGGTGAGAAGCCTGAGTTCCACCGGAATTGCGGGGCTGTCCACCACCCAGTTCGGCGGGGTCACTTCGGCACAGTTGGGAACGCTGACCACCACCCAGTTGGGGGCGCTTGGCACGACCAGCGTGGTGGGGCTGACCACCAGTCAGATGGATGGATTGACCGCCACCCAGATGACGGCCATCGCCACCACCGGCGTGGCCCTGCTCAGCACTACCCAGATTCTATCCCTGAACGCCACCCAGGCAGGGGCCTTCACCTCGGCCCAGGTGGCGGCCATGAGCACGACCCAGATTGACAGTCTAGTGTCGCTGTTCTAG
- a CDS encoding BON domain-containing protein, with protein sequence MNRPAKALCLCFGLLGLIACTPDQGGPTVSAPPRGGDVSVDAQGRVVRPRAERNWDDSVGKKVQSLLIQSDREAFKGVSVRAWDGGVLLTGAVAKPDQRRRAAETARSVEGVSQVFDDLVLTENPGHPNYVPDANLEQRIYAGLLGDDGISGAYVIRMVNGVAFLQGTTRSRADAEKAADFVRGFDGVKWVVDRVSVR encoded by the coding sequence ATGAACAGACCCGCTAAAGCCCTTTGCCTTTGCTTCGGCCTGCTGGGCCTGATCGCCTGTACGCCCGATCAGGGCGGCCCGACCGTGAGCGCCCCGCCGCGCGGCGGCGATGTCAGCGTGGACGCCCAGGGCCGGGTGGTGCGCCCCAGGGCCGAACGCAATTGGGACGATTCGGTGGGAAAGAAGGTTCAGTCCCTGCTGATCCAATCGGACCGCGAAGCCTTCAAGGGCGTGTCCGTCCGCGCCTGGGATGGCGGCGTGCTGCTGACCGGCGCCGTCGCCAAGCCCGACCAGCGCCGCCGCGCCGCCGAGACGGCCCGGAGTGTCGAAGGCGTCTCCCAGGTCTTTGACGATCTGGTCCTGACCGAAAATCCCGGCCATCCCAATTACGTGCCCGATGCCAATCTGGAACAGCGCATCTATGCCGGGCTGCTTGGTGACGACGGCATCAGCGGAGCCTATGTGATCCGCATGGTCAACGGCGTCGCCTTCTTGCAAGGTACCACCCGTTCCAGGGCGGATGCGGAAAAGGCCGCCGATTTCGTGCGCGGCTTCGACGGCGTCAAATGGGTGGTCGACCGCGTATCGGTTCGCTAG
- the mtnA gene encoding S-methyl-5-thioribose-1-phosphate isomerase, which translates to MKINGTSYRTIWLGADGRVVEIIDQTRLPHEFVTVGLTSLDDAAKAIKDMWVRGAPLIGATAAYGMALACLEDASDKGLARAYEVLHVTRPTAINLKWALDEMMAVLAPLAVKDRVDAAYGRAAEICDEDSEQNARLGAFGAKIIAEHHKAKGRTINILTHCNAGWLATVDWGTALAPIYKAFDAGIPVHVWVDETRPRNQGASLTARELNWHGVPHTVIADNTGGHLMQHGMVDLCIVGTDRTTRNGDVCNKIGTYLKALAAKDNNVPFYVGLPSPTIDWTVADGVKEIPIETRSAREQTHIFGKTEDGAVCEVQVTPDGSAAVNYGFDVTPARLVTGLITERGVCEASPEGLRGLFPERA; encoded by the coding sequence ATGAAGATCAACGGAACCTCTTACCGCACCATCTGGCTGGGCGCCGATGGCCGTGTGGTCGAGATCATCGACCAGACCCGCCTGCCCCATGAATTCGTGACGGTGGGGCTGACATCCCTCGACGACGCCGCCAAGGCCATCAAGGATATGTGGGTCAGAGGCGCGCCGCTGATCGGGGCCACGGCGGCCTACGGCATGGCGCTGGCCTGCCTGGAAGACGCCTCCGACAAGGGGTTGGCGCGGGCCTATGAGGTGCTGCACGTCACCCGGCCCACCGCCATCAACCTCAAATGGGCCTTGGACGAGATGATGGCGGTGCTGGCGCCGCTGGCGGTCAAGGACCGGGTCGACGCCGCCTACGGGCGCGCCGCCGAAATCTGCGACGAGGATTCCGAGCAGAACGCCCGCCTGGGCGCCTTTGGTGCCAAGATCATCGCCGAGCATCACAAGGCAAAGGGGCGCACCATCAACATCCTCACCCATTGCAATGCCGGCTGGCTGGCCACGGTGGATTGGGGCACGGCGCTGGCGCCCATCTACAAGGCCTTCGACGCAGGCATTCCCGTTCATGTCTGGGTGGACGAGACCCGGCCCAGGAATCAGGGCGCCAGCCTGACGGCGCGCGAGCTGAACTGGCACGGCGTGCCCCACACGGTGATCGCCGACAATACCGGCGGACATCTCATGCAGCACGGCATGGTGGATCTGTGCATCGTCGGCACCGACCGCACCACGCGCAACGGCGATGTCTGCAACAAGATCGGCACCTATCTCAAGGCCCTGGCCGCCAAGGACAACAACGTGCCCTTCTATGTGGGCCTGCCCAGCCCCACCATCGACTGGACCGTCGCCGACGGGGTCAAGGAGATCCCCATCGAGACCCGTTCAGCCCGCGAGCAGACCCATATCTTCGGCAAGACCGAGGACGGGGCGGTTTGCGAGGTGCAGGTCACTCCCGACGGCTCGGCGGCGGTCAATTACGGCTTCGATGTCACGCCGGCCCGTCTGGTCACCGGCCTGATCACCGAGCGCGGCGTGTGCGAGGCGTCGCCGGAAGGGTTGAGGGGGTTGTTTCCCGAGCGGGCCTGA
- a CDS encoding S-methyl-5'-thioadenosine phosphorylase: MADGHSTPVLGIIGGSGVYDIDGLTNKEWRRVESPFGPTSDEFLFGELNGQKLVFLPRHGRGHRIPPSELNFRANIDAMKRAGVTEILSVSAVGSLKEELPPGTFVIVDQFIDRTFARTKSFFESGLVAHISMAHPTCGRLGDLVEAAAKEAGIIAVRGGTYLVMEGPQFSTLAESNLYRQWGCDVIGMTNMPEAKLAREAEMCYASVAMVTDYDCWHPDHDAVTVDAIVKVLLANADRARSLVKSVAPKVTGRSAPCAKGCHTALDNAIITHGEVRDASVVGKLDAVAGRVLKG, translated from the coding sequence ATGGCGGACGGACATTCCACTCCCGTGTTGGGCATCATCGGCGGTTCGGGCGTCTATGACATCGACGGGCTGACCAACAAGGAATGGCGGCGGGTGGAAAGCCCCTTCGGCCCCACCTCGGACGAGTTCCTGTTCGGCGAACTCAACGGCCAGAAGCTGGTTTTCCTGCCCCGCCACGGGCGCGGCCATCGCATTCCTCCGTCGGAACTGAACTTCCGAGCCAATATCGACGCCATGAAGCGGGCGGGTGTCACCGAGATCCTGTCGGTCTCCGCCGTGGGGTCGTTGAAGGAAGAACTGCCGCCCGGCACCTTCGTCATCGTCGACCAGTTCATCGACCGCACCTTCGCGCGCACCAAGAGCTTTTTCGAAAGCGGTCTGGTGGCCCATATCTCCATGGCGCACCCCACTTGCGGCCGTCTCGGCGATCTGGTGGAGGCGGCGGCCAAGGAAGCGGGCATCATCGCCGTGCGCGGCGGCACCTATCTGGTCATGGAAGGCCCGCAATTCTCCACCCTGGCGGAAAGCAATCTCTATCGCCAGTGGGGCTGTGACGTCATCGGCATGACCAATATGCCCGAGGCCAAATTGGCCCGCGAGGCGGAGATGTGCTACGCCAGCGTCGCCATGGTCACCGATTACGATTGCTGGCATCCCGACCATGACGCGGTCACCGTGGACGCCATCGTCAAGGTGCTGCTGGCCAATGCCGATCGCGCCCGCTCCCTGGTCAAATCCGTTGCCCCCAAGGTGACGGGGCGAAGCGCTCCCTGTGCCAAGGGCTGCCACACCGCGCTCGACAACGCCATCATCACCCATGGCGAGGTCCGCGACGCGTCCGTGGTGGGCAAGCTCGACGCCGTGGCGGGTCGGGTGCTGAAGGGTTAG